From a single Leishmania mexicana MHOM/GT/2001/U1103 complete genome, chromosome 7 genomic region:
- a CDS encoding adp/ATP carrier-like protein, translating to MPTSSVAAQGSSSGSGGGSAYRAGERSSASSSSSHDGTLETDHAGPSYSSPSRGLASQDGDQQRPYEDDDSTLISVEYIQRLWLMRAISRTVLAPLERVKYVMQCQKELQRAGVLQCEFKTVWSCVRYLKHMEGARSFWRGNLIQVVSLLPILLAQIFVAYPTQSFIFNSCVAHSVAGYTAASYAALLGGALAATAVSYPLEYARFRLAVDVKSHVGAPYQFRNSFVFFSHPVMSECPHFLYRGLTLFIFGSVVYQSLQSVLLNLVAPYVPPDEEGSGWTPAIIQTVCGLAVSGTTTLCLHPVDLVRHRMMVAVMEDRLRYSSTMKCVARIAQKEGVRGFFRGGTVTLTKMIAATGLVLAGLPY from the coding sequence ATGCCAACCAGTAGCGTCGCCGCCCAGGGCAGCAGTAGtggtagcggcggcggctctgcGTACAGGGCTGGGGAGAGGTCTTCCgcgtcatcctcctcgtctcaTGACGGGACTTTGGAGACTGACCACGCCGGACCATCGTATTCGTCACCGTCGCGCGGGTTGGCATCGCAGGACGGCGATCAGCAGCGCCCCTATGAAGACGATGATTCAACGCTCATTTCTGTGGAGTATATCCAGCGGCTTTGGCTCATGCGAGCAATCAGCCGCACTGTGCTCGCCCCGCTCGAGCGCGTGAAGTACGTCATGCAGTGCCAAAAGGAGCTCCAACGCGCAGGTGTCCTTCAGTGCGAGTTCAAGACCGTGTGGTCCTGTGTGCGCTACCTGAAGCACATGGAGGGGGCGCGGAGCTTCTGGCGCGGCAACCTCATCCAGGTGGTCTCGCTTCTGCCTATACTGCTCGCGCAGATATTTGTTGCGTACCCAACACAATCGTTCATCTTCAACTCCTGTGTGGCGCATTCCGTAGCGGGCTACACGGCGGCCAGCTACGCCGCCCTTCTCGGGGGTGCACTAGCGGCCACTGCGGTGAGCTACCCCCTGGAGTACGCGCGGTTTCGTCTCGCCGTCGATGTCAAGTCCCACGTCGGCGCCCCGTACCAGTTCCGCAACAGCTTTGTGTTCTTCTCCCATCCCGTGATGAGCGAATGCCCCCACTTCCTCTACCGCGGCCTCACTCTTTTTATCTTCGGCAGCGTTGTTTACCAGTCTCTGCAGAGTGTTCTGCTGAACCTCGTGGCGCCGTACGTACCGCCAGACGAGGAAGGCAGCGGTTGGACCCCGGCGATTATACAAACAGTGTGTGGTTTGGCGGTATCTGGCACGACAACCCTGTGTCTTCATCCGGTGGACCTAGTGCGCCATCGCATGATGGTCGCCGTTATGGAGGACCGGCTGCGGTACTCATCCACCATGAAGTGTGTGGCCCGCATCGCGCAAAAGGAGGGTGTCCGTGGCTTCTTTCGTGGCGGGACCGTTACTCTGACGAAGATGATAGCGGCGACGGGGCTTGTCTTGGCGGGGCTGCCGTACTAG